From one Rhodamnia argentea isolate NSW1041297 chromosome 1, ASM2092103v1, whole genome shotgun sequence genomic stretch:
- the LOC115750143 gene encoding probable beta-D-xylosidase 2, translated as MIGTAVPATAATLVVVLLLTSGGICRLAVDAREPFACDPKDERTRGFPFCRASSPIPERARDLVGWLTLQEKVKLLGNTAAAVPRLGIRGYEWWSEALHGVSNVGPGTQFGGDFPGATSFPQVITTAASFNASLWEAIGQVVSDEARAMYNGGMGGLTYWSPNINILRDPRWGRGQETPGEDPIVVGRYAASYVRGLQGSDGSGRLKVAACCKHFTAYDLDNWNGVDRFHFNARVSKQDMEDTFNVPFRMCVMEGKVASVMCSYNQVNGVPACADPNLLRKTVRGAWRLDGYVVSDCDSVGVFYDKQHYASTPQQAVADAIKAGLDLECGPFLATHSGEAVRGGLLNEAEVDGALLNTLTVQMRLGMFDGTPSAQPYGTLGPNDVCTPAHQELALEAAGQGIVLLKNQGPTLPLSPRRHRTVAVVGPNSDVTVTMIGNYAGVACGYTTPLQGIGKYTNTIHQQGCVDVACHDDKLFGAAIEAARGADVTVLVMGLDQSIEAEFKDRDSLLLPGRQQELVAKVAMASKGPTVLVLMSGGPVDISFAKNDPRVAAILWAGYPGQAGGAAIADILFGSTNPGGKLPMTWYPQDYLASVPMTVMDMRPTGSNLYPGRTYRFYQGPVVYPFGHGMSYTQFVHTIAAAPAAVAVPLDGRRPANATNSGRAVRVTHVRCARLSLGVQLDITNAGARDGAHTVLVYSTPPGGGGGSWVPQKQLVGFQKVQVAAGARERVQINIHVCKYLSVVDRLGVRRIPLGEHRLHIGDVKHSVSLQAERL; from the exons ATGATCGGAACCGCTGTCCCCGCCACCGCGGCAACCCTCGTGgtcgtcctcctcctcaccTCCGGTGGCATCTGCCGTCTTGCTGTCGACGCCCGCGAGCCTTTCGCTTGCGACCCGAAGGACGAGAGGACGAGGGGTTTCCCCTTCTGCCGCGCGTCGTCCCCGATCCCGGAGAGAGCGAGGGACCTGGTCGGGTGGCTCACATTGCAGGAGAAGGTGAAGCTGCTGGGGAACACCGCGGCCGCGGTCCCGCGGCTGGGGATCAGGGGCTACGAGTGGTGGTCGGAGGCGCTCCACGGGGTCTCGAACGTGGGGCCGGGGACCCAGTTCGGCGGCGACTTCCCCGGCGCCACGAGCTTCCCTCAAGTGATCACGACCGCCGCTTCCTTCAACGCTTCGCTGTGGGAAGCGATTGGGCAG GTAGTGTCTGACGAGGCGAGAGCGATGTACAACGGAGGCATGGGCGGGCTCACCTACTGGAGCCCCAACATCAATATCCTGCGCGACCCACGCTGGGGCCGGGGACAGGAGACTCCCGGCGAGGACCCCATCGTGGTTGGCCGCTACGCCGCCAGCTACGTGCGAGGGCTACAAGGGAGCGACGGCAGCGGCCGGCTGAAGGTGGCGGCCTGTTGCAAGCACTTCACGGCCTACGATCTCGATAACTGGAACGGGGTCGATCGCTTCCACTTCAACGCGCGG GTGAGCAAACAGGACATGGAGGACACGTTCAATGTCCCGTTCAGGATGTGCGTGATGGAAGGGAAGGTGGCCAGTGTGATGTGCTCGTACAATCAAGTCAATGGAGTCCCGGCCTGCGCCGACCCTAATCTCCTCAGGAAAACCGTCCGCGGTGCGTGGCGGCTCGATGG GTACGTGGTCTCCGATTGCGATTCGGTCGGGGTATTCTATGACAAGCAACACTACGCGTCCACGCCGCAACAAGCCGTTGCCGATGCGATTAAAGCAG GACTAGATTTGGAATGTGGCCCGTTCCTCGCTACGCACTCGGGGGAAGCGGTGAGAGGCGGCCTGTTGAACGAAGCCGAAGTCGATGGCGCTTTGCTTAACACACTGACGGTCCAAATGCGGCTGGGGATGTTCGACGGCACGCCGTCGGCCCAACCGTACGGCACGCTCGGTCCGAATGACGTGTGCACCCCGGCCCATCAGGAGCTCGCCCTTGAAGCCGCTGGGCAAGGCATTGTCCTCCTCAAGAACCAGGGACCgaccctccctctctcccctcGCCGCCACCGCACCGTCGCCGTCGTCGGCCCCAACTCGGATGTCACTGTCACGATGATTGGGAACTACGCCG GTGTTGCATGTGGATATACAACTCCTCTTCAAGGAATTGGCAAGTACACAAACACGATACACCAACAAGGTTGCGTGGACGTAGCTTGCCACGACGACAAGCTATTCGGAGCAGCGATTGAGGCGGCACGCGGAGCCGACGTGACGGTCTTGGTGATGGGGCTCGACCAGAGTATCGAGGCCGAGTTCAAGGACAGGGACAGTCTCCTCTTGCCGGGACGACAGCAAGAGCTCGTGGCGAAGGTGGCCATGGCCTCCAAGGGTCCGACCGTACTAGTCTTGATGTCCGGTGGTCCTGTCGACATCTCCTTTGCTAAGAATGATCCACGGGTGGCCGCCATTTTGTGGGCCGGTTACCCCGGCCAAGCTGGCGGTGCGGCCATTGCCGATATCTTGTTCGGGTCAACCAACCCAg GAGGAAAACTACCTATGACATGGTACCCACAAGATTACCTAGCAAGCGTACCCATGACCGTGATGGACATGAGGCCCACGGGATCGAACCTTTACCCGGGGAGGACCTACAGATTCTACCAAGGCCCGGTAGTGTACCCGTTCGGCCACGGGATGAGCTACACCCAGTTCGTCCACACGATCGCCGCCGCTCCCGCGGCGGTGGCCGTCCCCCTCGACGGCCGCCGGCCGGCGAACGCCACGAACTCCGGTAGGGCCGTGAGGGTCACGCACGTCCGGTGCGCCAGGCTCTCTCTCGGGGTCCAGCTGGACATCACGAACGCCGGGGCGAGGGACGGGGCCCACACGGTGCTCGTGTACTCCACGCCCCCGGGAGGCGGTGGTGGGAGCTGGGTGCCGCAGAAGCAGCTGGTGGGCTTCCAGAAGGTCCAGGTGGCGGCGGGGGCCCGCGAGAGGGTCCAGATCAACATCCACGTGTGCAAGTACTTGAGCGTGGTGGACAGGCTCGGCGTTAGGAGGATTCCGTTGGGGGAGCACAGGCTTCATATTGGGGATGTCAAGCACTCGGTGTCGCTTCAAGCTGAGAGACTCTAG